The sequence GTGGGATTTTCTCGACCGATAGTTTTTTCTATCAAGGTGAGGAATATTGCTTCGATGCCAAAAAGCTTTCCGAATACCATCAGCGTAATTTAACCGCTTTTATTCAAGCGTTAAGCAATGCCCAGCCTATCGTGATTTGTGATAATACCAACCTTAGCCGCTGGGAATATATGGCCTATGAGGCTGCTGCCAAAGCTCTCGATTATCAAGTGCGTATCGTGCTAGTAGGCGACCCATCAGACTCTGTTCATCAAAAGCTGTGCGCCGAGCGTAATCGCCATGGTGTGCCGTTAACTCAAATTCGAAGGATGGCAAAACTGTTTGAGGCATTTTAGTATTCCTTTGTTTGTCATCTTGTGGCGTTATCTTCTATTCAAGGTTAATGTCCAATACGATTAGCAAGAGTTGCATAAGCTTGATCGTAATGACAGTTTCCTATTGATTTGTCGATTATAATGCTGCGAGTTGG comes from Shewanella oneidensis MR-1 and encodes:
- a CDS encoding ATP-binding protein; translated protein: MTQKLAIIMRGLPGSGKSHWVEQFIANLTLEDALRLRQGGIFSTDSFFYQGEEYCFDAKKLSEYHQRNLTAFIQALSNAQPIVICDNTNLSRWEYMAYEAAAKALDYQVRIVLVGDPSDSVHQKLCAERNRHGVPLTQIRRMAKLFEAF